A genome region from Drosophila simulans strain w501 chromosome 2R, Prin_Dsim_3.1, whole genome shotgun sequence includes the following:
- the LOC6733840 gene encoding uncharacterized protein LOC6733840 isoform X1, with amino-acid sequence MLAAPENRFQHVYFALSALVASAMLVLVYISMRSSLNERLREDLAKAQRQLIFERPNPHWDYSNSWRRIGNSTLRHEIYSAYFDARTDIVGNVRMDDEQMTIGSLRIFAILPERLRDSSINCIVRFSDFSSQEIKAEEAGAMHDVHNNTFAAWSIMCPLHASRRSPLRLPQAVALAYASNRLSHLSPTFIQISYPRNMTNMFGRSRPTISVCVGPLHENYSNVLRLVEFVEMYRLQGATHFYFYYVEASEEVRRVLEHYQRIGLADAFEWNVQAHMQDVHYAGIVAQFNDCVYRANVVDNFRYAAVVDLDEVVMPLKHNTLADYLRQCDEGRTAGFVFRNVFFHRRDSNDTFNAPSHVLNRLLYTQSKVRRTLEVLPAYIRSKVVVNARAIVEMGNHQVYRAAPGYADHVVHPTVGLLFHYRDKCINCKMVLIVDYTARRFGSLLFDRVDNTCLEVFLNRGVCDLV; translated from the exons ATGCTGGCCGCCCCGGAGAACCGCTTCCAGCATGTGTACTTCGCGCTATCCGCCCTGGTGGCCAGCGCCATGCTCGTCCTGGTCTACATCTCCATGCGCTCGAGCCTT aaCGAGCGGCTGCGCGAAGATCTGGCCAAGGCGCAGCGACAGCTGATCTTCGAGAGACCCAATCCGCACTGGGACTATAGCAACAGCTGGCGCCGGATAGGGAACAGCACGCTCAGGCATGAGATTTACTCGGCGTACTTCGATGCCCGGACGGATATCGTAG GTAATGTCCGAATGGACGACGAGCAGATGACCATTGGTTCGCTGCGCATCTTCGCCATTCTGCCGGAGCGTCTGCGCGACTCCTCGATAAACTGCATCGTGCGCTTCTCGGACTTCTCCAGCCAGGAGATCAAGGCCGAGGAGGCGGGCGCCATGCACGATGTGCACAACAACACCTTTGCGGCGTGGAGCATCATGTGTCCGTTGCACGCCTCCCGCCGCTCCCCTTTGCGCCTTCCCCAGGCGGTGGCCTTGGCCTACGCGTCCAATCGACTCAGTCATCTTAGTCCTACCTTTATTCAAATCAG CTATCCCCGCAACATGACCAACATGTTTGGACGATCTCGTCCCACGATCTCCGTGTGCGTGGGTCCCCTGCACGAGAACTACTCTAATGTGCTGCGACTGGTGGAGTTCGTGGAGATGTACCGCCTGCAGGGTGCCACCCACTTCTACTTCTACTACGTGGAGGCCAGCGAGGAGGTGCGTCGCGTGCTGGAGCACTACCAACGGATTGGCCTGGCCGATGCCTTCGAGTGGAATGTGCAGGCGCATATGCAGGATGTCCACTACGCCGGAATCGTGGCGCAGTTCAACGACTGTGTGTACCGTGCCAATGTGGTGGACAACTTTCGGTACGCGGCAGTGGTGGACCTTGACGAGGTGGTGATGCCGCTGAAGCACAACACCTTGGCGGACTACCTGCGCCAATGCGACGAGGGCCGCACCGCGGGCTTCGTCTTCCGCAACGTATTCTTCCACCGGCGAGACAGTAACGACACCTTCAACGCACCCAGCCACGTCCTCAACAGGCTGCTCTACACCCAGTCGAAGGTGCGGCGAACGCTGGAGGTGCTGCCCGCCTACATACGGAGCAAGGTGGTGGTGAATGCCAGGGCCATTGTGGAGATGGGCAACCACCAGGTGTACCGCGCCGCACCCGGATACGCCGATCATGTGGTGCATCCCACGGTGGGACTACTGTTCCACTACCGCGACAAGTGCATCAACTGCAAGATGGTGCTGATCGTCGACTATACGGCCCGGAGATTTGGCTCACTGCTCTTCGATCGAGTGGACAACACGTGCCTGGAGGTTTTTCTAAATCGCGGCGTCTGCGATCTGGTGTAG
- the LOC6733840 gene encoding uncharacterized protein LOC6733840 isoform X2: MRIPGFWHRPRVTHFAFLIFLVYVFLLFSYKFLQNERLREDLAKAQRQLIFERPNPHWDYSNSWRRIGNSTLRHEIYSAYFDARTDIVGNVRMDDEQMTIGSLRIFAILPERLRDSSINCIVRFSDFSSQEIKAEEAGAMHDVHNNTFAAWSIMCPLHASRRSPLRLPQAVALAYASNRLSHLSPTFIQISYPRNMTNMFGRSRPTISVCVGPLHENYSNVLRLVEFVEMYRLQGATHFYFYYVEASEEVRRVLEHYQRIGLADAFEWNVQAHMQDVHYAGIVAQFNDCVYRANVVDNFRYAAVVDLDEVVMPLKHNTLADYLRQCDEGRTAGFVFRNVFFHRRDSNDTFNAPSHVLNRLLYTQSKVRRTLEVLPAYIRSKVVVNARAIVEMGNHQVYRAAPGYADHVVHPTVGLLFHYRDKCINCKMVLIVDYTARRFGSLLFDRVDNTCLEVFLNRGVCDLV, translated from the exons ATGCGCATACCTGGCTTCTGGCATCGTCCCAGGGTGACGCATTTCGCCTTTCTGATCTTCCTCGTATATGTTTTCCTTCTCTTCAGCTACAAATTCCTTCAA aaCGAGCGGCTGCGCGAAGATCTGGCCAAGGCGCAGCGACAGCTGATCTTCGAGAGACCCAATCCGCACTGGGACTATAGCAACAGCTGGCGCCGGATAGGGAACAGCACGCTCAGGCATGAGATTTACTCGGCGTACTTCGATGCCCGGACGGATATCGTAG GTAATGTCCGAATGGACGACGAGCAGATGACCATTGGTTCGCTGCGCATCTTCGCCATTCTGCCGGAGCGTCTGCGCGACTCCTCGATAAACTGCATCGTGCGCTTCTCGGACTTCTCCAGCCAGGAGATCAAGGCCGAGGAGGCGGGCGCCATGCACGATGTGCACAACAACACCTTTGCGGCGTGGAGCATCATGTGTCCGTTGCACGCCTCCCGCCGCTCCCCTTTGCGCCTTCCCCAGGCGGTGGCCTTGGCCTACGCGTCCAATCGACTCAGTCATCTTAGTCCTACCTTTATTCAAATCAG CTATCCCCGCAACATGACCAACATGTTTGGACGATCTCGTCCCACGATCTCCGTGTGCGTGGGTCCCCTGCACGAGAACTACTCTAATGTGCTGCGACTGGTGGAGTTCGTGGAGATGTACCGCCTGCAGGGTGCCACCCACTTCTACTTCTACTACGTGGAGGCCAGCGAGGAGGTGCGTCGCGTGCTGGAGCACTACCAACGGATTGGCCTGGCCGATGCCTTCGAGTGGAATGTGCAGGCGCATATGCAGGATGTCCACTACGCCGGAATCGTGGCGCAGTTCAACGACTGTGTGTACCGTGCCAATGTGGTGGACAACTTTCGGTACGCGGCAGTGGTGGACCTTGACGAGGTGGTGATGCCGCTGAAGCACAACACCTTGGCGGACTACCTGCGCCAATGCGACGAGGGCCGCACCGCGGGCTTCGTCTTCCGCAACGTATTCTTCCACCGGCGAGACAGTAACGACACCTTCAACGCACCCAGCCACGTCCTCAACAGGCTGCTCTACACCCAGTCGAAGGTGCGGCGAACGCTGGAGGTGCTGCCCGCCTACATACGGAGCAAGGTGGTGGTGAATGCCAGGGCCATTGTGGAGATGGGCAACCACCAGGTGTACCGCGCCGCACCCGGATACGCCGATCATGTGGTGCATCCCACGGTGGGACTACTGTTCCACTACCGCGACAAGTGCATCAACTGCAAGATGGTGCTGATCGTCGACTATACGGCCCGGAGATTTGGCTCACTGCTCTTCGATCGAGTGGACAACACGTGCCTGGAGGTTTTTCTAAATCGCGGCGTCTGCGATCTGGTGTAG